The genomic stretch TGGTGCAAGAATTGGTTGTATTGTATCAAAAAATGAAGAATTTATAAAAACTGCGGTAAAATTTGCACAAGCAAGATTAAGCCCGCCAACATATGCATTAATTGCAAGTGAAGCTGCATTAGACACACCACAGTCTTATTTTGATGATGTAAAAGAAGAATATGTATCTAGAAGAAATATTTTAATTTCTGAATTACAAAAAATTGATGGCGTAAAAGTTGCGAACCCAAAAGGTGCTTTTTATTGTGTTGCAGAATTACCCGTAAAAGATTCTGATCATTTTGCGCAATGGATTCTTGAAAGCTTTAATCATAATAACGAAACAGTTATGGTGGCACCAGCAAGCGGCTTTTATTCGACTGCAGGCGAAGGAAAAAATCAAGTAAGAATTGCTTATGTATTAAATGAAAAAGATTTAAAAAGATCTGTAGAAATTTTAGCAGAAGCATTAAAACAATACCAAAACTAGTTGAATATTCAACAAAACATACCCTTAAAAAAGTATAATACGTTTGGCATTTCTGTAAATGCCAAACGCTTTATATCTGTAGATTCTGTTTATTTATTGCAACAAATTTTAAAGCAAGAAAAAGATATTTTTTTAATTTCTGGTGGTAGCAATATGTTACTTACTAAAGATATTGAAAAACTAGTTGTTCATATAGATTTTAAAGGAATTTCTATTGATAGAGAAGATGAAAACAATGTTTATTTAACAGTTAATGCAGGAGAAAATTGGCACGAATTTGTCTTATGGACTATTCACAATGATTTTGGTGGCATAGAAAATTTATCTTTAATTCCTGGAAATGTTGGCACATGCCCAATTCAGAATATTGGTGCATACGGAGTTGAAGTTAAAGATGTAATTACTAAAGTTGAAGCCTTAGAAATTGAAACAGGAAAACTAGTTAGTTTTTCTAACGAAGTTTGTGATTTTGGCTACAGAAACTCAATATTTAAAAACGAAGAAAAAGGTAAGTACATTATTGTAGCAGTTAGCTTTAAGCTCACAAAAAACAAGCATACTTTAAATACTTCTTATGGTGCAATTGAAACTGAGCTTGAAGCAAAAAATATAGTTTCACCAAGTTTACAAGATGTTTCTAATGCAGTAATTGCCATAAGAAAATCTAAATTACCAGATCCTAAAGAAATTGGTAACAGTGGTAGCTTTTTTAAGAACCCTGTAATTTCTAAAGATCAATTCTTAGAACTTCAAAAAGAAAACCCAAACATACCTAATTACCCGGTTTCCGATACAGAAATTAAAGTTCCCGCAGGTTGGTTAGTAGAACAAAGTGGTTTTAAAGGAAAACGTTTTGGAGATGCTGGTATACATGAAAAACAAGCATTAGTTTTAGTAAATTACGGTAATGCTTCTGGTAAAGAAATTTATTTATTAGCTCAAAAAATTCAAGAAAAAGTATTTAAAAACTTCGGAATTTCATTGGAAATTGAAGTGAATGTTATTGCATAAAAAAAGCCTTAAATAATTAAGGCTCTCTTCAACAATATTCCCCAAAAAAACACCTACTTCTCTTTCTTTAAGGTTTTTATATCTTCAATTAACTGCAAAACAGAATTTTTATTTAAACCGTTATAAATACCTCTAATGTGTTTGTTTTTATCAATTAAGACAAAGTTTTCTGTGTGTAAAAAATCGTCTATTCCTTTAGGTTCACCTAAATTTTCTTCTACAAAATAGGCTTGTCTTCCTAAATCGTAAATTTCTTTTTTATTACCAGTTACTAAATGCCAATTTTTACCAATATTTTTGTCTAATGCGTATTTTTTTAATTGTGCAACCGAATCTATTGAAGGAGTAACAGAATGAGATAAAAATAATACAGTGGTATCGTTTTTAAATTTATCTGCAACTACACTCATATTTGTCGTCATTTTAGGACAAATACCAGGACAAGTTGTAAAGAAAAAATCTGCCACATAGATTTTATTTTTAAATGTATTGTGATTAACTACACGACCATCTTGATTGATAAAATTAAATTCTGGGATGCTATGAAAATCATCTAAATCTGTATCTAAAGATGATAACCATCTAGGAGTAAAAGATGCTTCATTATAAAAAGGCAATACATCTACCCTACTAGACATTTTTTCTTTATTGTTACTTTTACAGCCTATCATAATGATAAAACCAATTAATAAAAAAAATCTATTTAACATTTTCTATAATTTTTTCGTTAGATAATTGGTAGCATAAATTAGCTCTTTGCAAACCA from Polaribacter marinaquae encodes the following:
- the murB gene encoding UDP-N-acetylmuramate dehydrogenase → MNIQQNIPLKKYNTFGISVNAKRFISVDSVYLLQQILKQEKDIFLISGGSNMLLTKDIEKLVVHIDFKGISIDREDENNVYLTVNAGENWHEFVLWTIHNDFGGIENLSLIPGNVGTCPIQNIGAYGVEVKDVITKVEALEIETGKLVSFSNEVCDFGYRNSIFKNEEKGKYIIVAVSFKLTKNKHTLNTSYGAIETELEAKNIVSPSLQDVSNAVIAIRKSKLPDPKEIGNSGSFFKNPVISKDQFLELQKENPNIPNYPVSDTEIKVPAGWLVEQSGFKGKRFGDAGIHEKQALVLVNYGNASGKEIYLLAQKIQEKVFKNFGISLEIEVNVIA
- a CDS encoding SCO family protein, whose translation is MLNRFFLLIGFIIMIGCKSNNKEKMSSRVDVLPFYNEASFTPRWLSSLDTDLDDFHSIPEFNFINQDGRVVNHNTFKNKIYVADFFFTTCPGICPKMTTNMSVVADKFKNDTTVLFLSHSVTPSIDSVAQLKKYALDKNIGKNWHLVTGNKKEIYDLGRQAYFVEENLGEPKGIDDFLHTENFVLIDKNKHIRGIYNGLNKNSVLQLIEDIKTLKKEK